The Nostoc sp. 'Lobaria pulmonaria (5183) cyanobiont' DNA window ATCCAACACCTGTAACCTCAATAGATCCAACACGCGTAACTCCAACAAATCCAACACCCGTAACCCCAACAAATCCAACACCTGTAACTCCAACAAATCCAACACCTGTAACTCCAACTGACTCTCCAAGTACATAAAGATTGCTAATGGGGTTAAAAAATGCTCTGCGATCGCCGAAGGCAGTACATTTCTGTCATAATTTTGCGTAAGTCCTGTGGAACTTAGCTGCTCTAATGCAGTAGCAGTAGTACAGACTTATGCTCGACCAAGGGTAGAACTATAACAACTGTTAACTACTACTGCCTGTAAAGCCGCTAAAGCAAAAAGTGATATTCCCTACGACCAGATGGCATCTGCTAACGCTAGATTAAATCAAGGACAGGACTTACACAGCGTTCACCGGATATCCTTATATAGTTCAATCCCGTTCTGTGTGTAAGTTCCCAGGAACTAACTTGTTGCGAAAGAGAACATAAACTTATGACTTTTGATTACGACCTGTTTGTAATTGGTGCGGGTTCTGGAGGTTTGGCGGCTTCCAAACGAGCGGCTAGCTACGGCGCAAAAGTGGCGATCGCTGAATATGATTTAGTTGGTGGCACTTGTGTGATTCGCGGTTGCGTTCCCAAAAAACTTATGGTCTATGGGTCTCACTTTCCTGCACTGTTCAGTGACGCTTCAGGCTATGGCTGGAAAGTGGGTAATGCTGAGTTTGACTGGGAATATTTCATTACATCTATAGATAAGGAAGTTCGACGACTATCACAACTACACATCAGCTTCTTAGAAAAAGCTGGAGTAGAACTATTTTCCGGTCGCGCCACATTGGTAGACCCCCACACTGTAGAAGTTGATGGACGTAAAGTTACAGCAGACAAAATTTTAATTGCTGTTGGTGGGCGTCCCGTCAAGCCAGATTTACCAGGGATGGAACATGGCATTACCTCCGACGAAATCTTTCATTTAAAAGAACAACCAAAACACATCGTCATTATTGGCGCTGGTTATATCGGCACGGAATTTGCTTGTATTATGCGCGGTTTGGGTTCTGAGGTGACACAAATTACCAGAGGTGAAAAGATTTTGAATGGGTTTGATGAAGATGTCCGCATAGAAATTGAAGAGGGTATGACGAACCACGGAATTCGCTTGATTAAGAATAATGTGGTGAAAGCAATTGAACGCGTCCCAGAAGGGTTAAAACTGACTTTATCAGGAGACGACCAAGAACCACTAATTGCTGATGTGTTTTTAGTAGCGACCGGTCGAACCCCCAATGTAAATGGATTAGGTTTAGAAAACGCTGGGGTTGATGTTGTCGCCAGTTCTATCGAAGGGCTTGGATACCCTACCACAAGTGCGATCGCAGTCAATGAATATAGTCAAACTACTCAACCGAATATCTTTGCTGTTGGCGATGTCACAGACCGAATCAATTTAACTCCTGTAGCTATTGGCGAAGGTCGCGCCTTTGCTGATAGTGAATTTGGGGATAACCGTCGCGAATTCAGTCACGAAAGTGTTCCCACAGCCATATTTTCTAACCCAGAAGCCGCAACAGTCGGCTGTACAGAAGCCGACGCACGAGAAAAACTTGGTGATGCCGTCAAAATTTTTCGTACTCGCTTCCGCCCCATGTATCACAGTTTGACTGGTAAGCAAGAGAAGACAATGATGAAGTTGGTGGTTGATAGCAACACCGACAAAGTTCTAGGCGCTCACATGGTAGGTGAAAGTGCAGCTGAGATCATCCAAGGTGTGGCGATCGCTGTGAAGATGGGTGCAACCAAAAAAGACTTTGATGCTACTGTCGGTGTCCATCCCTCAGCCGCAGAGGAATTTGTCACAATGCGCTAATAAAACTTAGGAGTGAGGAGTTGTGAGTTATGAATTATAAGTGAGGCACAAAAAATGATAAATAAAAATTTATCAACACTCAATAATTTTTAACTCCTAACTATTTACAACTTTGGACTACATATATCTTCACGGCTTTGCTTCCAGCCCTAAATCTGCTAAAGCGCGGGATATATAGCGGTTACCAATTGCATGGAATACAGACCTAACCCCCAGCCCCTTCCCTTCTAAGCGTTGGGGAGTAAGATTCAAAGCCTCTCTCCTAAAAGGAGAGAGGAATGGAAGTGAGGTAAAAACTGTACTGCACCCAAGCGAGAACCGCTATAAATAACCTGAACCATTGTTAATCCTTTTAGTTATAGCGATTTAAAAAAATAGAGCAGTTGCACTGTAATACAACTGCTCTAAAAAATACTTAGATAGATATTTACTCTACCTATCTACAGACCCCATAATTACATCAACACTACCGAGAATGACCACAATATCTGCAACCTTCATGCCCCGCAGTAAATGAGGGACAATCTGGAGATTGTTGAAATCTGCTGCACGAATCTTCCAACGTGCAGGGAAGACATTATCCTCGCCTACCAAATAAATTCCCAATTCACCTTTGCCACTTTCTACACGGGCGTAGATTTCACCCTTGGGCATCTTAAAAGTGGGGGAAACTTTTTTACCGATGAATTGGTAATCAAATCCATCCCACTCGGATTTTTTACCTGCGGCTAAACGCTTGGCTTCCAGATTTTCGTAGGGACCGCCAGGAAGTCCTTTAATTGCTTGGCGAATAATCTTCACTGATTCGCGCATTTCCCGCATCCGCACCACGTAACGGGCAAAGCAATCACCGGCGGTTTCCCACTGCACATCCCAGTCGAAATCGTCGTAGCATTCGTAATGGTCAACTTTCCGCAAATCCCATTGCACGCCAGATGCGCGTAACATTGGGCCAGAAAGTCCCCAGTTAATTGCTTCTTCACGGGTGATAGTCCCAAGACCCTCAACACGTCGCCGGAAGATGGGGTTATCGGTTACTAAGCGTTCGTACTCATCAACTTTGGGTATTAAGTAGTCGCAAAATTCCAGACATTTATCTACCCAACCGTAAGGTAAATCGGCTGCTACTCCACCAACGCGGAAGTAGTTGTTATTCACCATCCGATAACCTGTGGCGGCTTCCCACAAATCATAAATCATCTCCCGTTCCCGAAACTGGTAGAAGAAGGGAGTTTGAGCGCCCACGTCAGCTAGGAAGGGGCCAAACCACAGCAAGTGGTTAGCGATGCGGTTCAACTCCAGCATGATGACGCGGATGTAGCTAGCACGTTTGGGGACAGCCACACCTGCAAGTTTTTCTGGGGCGTTAACAGTGACGGCTTCGTTGAACATTCCCGCAGCGTAGTCCCAGCGACTAACGTAAGGGACGTACATAACATTAGTGCGGTTCTCAGCAATTTTTTCCATTCCCCGGTGTAAATAGCCGATGACCGGTTCACAGTCAACGACATCCTCACCATCCAGAGTCATGATTAGCCGCAGAACCCCGTGCATTGAGGGGTGGTGTGGCCCCATATTTAGCACCATCGGTTCAGTGCGGGTTTCTAGTCTGGTCATAGATTTCGTGTTCTCCGTTCGTGAAAATATTGAATTCAACCGCGCAGATGCCAACTAGACCCAATTTATCTTGTTTGTCAAGCCAAAGTAAGGGTTTTGGGAAGAGGGATTTGATTTGATGTTTAATTTTGTTGCACTTCTTCAACTATTATATGGAAGCTCGATATGCACTTAATTAAGGCATCGAATTTTTTTATCTCATGGTGCTGGGATAAGAAGACGGGTGAAAGAAGACGCGTTTTCTCAATGATCACTATTGACTTCTGAGTTTTTACGTAAGCTATAGAGATATTGTGTCAGCTATATTACAGTTTTATGAGGCTGATACATATTTATGGCTTTCAATCAAGACCCTTTTGATAAGCTAATTCAGAAGTTAGAAGCTTTTGCTAATAAACAACCGCATCTTTATAAATTGCACGTTGCTTTTTTGGCTACTTTAGGCTATGCATATATATTTTTGGTTCTAGCTGTAACGTTGGCTCTGTTGGCAGGTATTATCTTTTTGATGCTTAACGCTCAGTCAGTTAATGCCTTCTCTTTGAAAGGTGTTCTGTTTTTGCTGGCGTTCGCATTGGTGTTGCTG harbors:
- the gor gene encoding glutathione-disulfide reductase, which produces MTFDYDLFVIGAGSGGLAASKRAASYGAKVAIAEYDLVGGTCVIRGCVPKKLMVYGSHFPALFSDASGYGWKVGNAEFDWEYFITSIDKEVRRLSQLHISFLEKAGVELFSGRATLVDPHTVEVDGRKVTADKILIAVGGRPVKPDLPGMEHGITSDEIFHLKEQPKHIVIIGAGYIGTEFACIMRGLGSEVTQITRGEKILNGFDEDVRIEIEEGMTNHGIRLIKNNVVKAIERVPEGLKLTLSGDDQEPLIADVFLVATGRTPNVNGLGLENAGVDVVASSIEGLGYPTTSAIAVNEYSQTTQPNIFAVGDVTDRINLTPVAIGEGRAFADSEFGDNRREFSHESVPTAIFSNPEAATVGCTEADAREKLGDAVKIFRTRFRPMYHSLTGKQEKTMMKLVVDSNTDKVLGAHMVGESAAEIIQGVAIAVKMGATKKDFDATVGVHPSAAEEFVTMR
- a CDS encoding YqiA/YcfP family alpha/beta fold hydrolase, with product MDYIYLHGFASSPKSAKARDI
- a CDS encoding NAD(P)H-quinone oxidoreductase subunit H; the protein is MTRLETRTEPMVLNMGPHHPSMHGVLRLIMTLDGEDVVDCEPVIGYLHRGMEKIAENRTNVMYVPYVSRWDYAAGMFNEAVTVNAPEKLAGVAVPKRASYIRVIMLELNRIANHLLWFGPFLADVGAQTPFFYQFREREMIYDLWEAATGYRMVNNNYFRVGGVAADLPYGWVDKCLEFCDYLIPKVDEYERLVTDNPIFRRRVEGLGTITREEAINWGLSGPMLRASGVQWDLRKVDHYECYDDFDWDVQWETAGDCFARYVVRMREMRESVKIIRQAIKGLPGGPYENLEAKRLAAGKKSEWDGFDYQFIGKKVSPTFKMPKGEIYARVESGKGELGIYLVGEDNVFPARWKIRAADFNNLQIVPHLLRGMKVADIVVILGSVDVIMGSVDR